Proteins from a single region of Procambarus clarkii isolate CNS0578487 chromosome 62, FALCON_Pclarkii_2.0, whole genome shotgun sequence:
- the LOC138354416 gene encoding probable inactive protein kinase DDB_G0270444, with the protein MREVLQGIMREVLQGIMREVLPGIIREVLPGIMREVLQGIMREVLQGIMREVLQGIMREVLQGIMREVLQGIMREVLQGIMREVLQGIMREVLQGIMREVLQGIMKKVLQGIMREVLQGIMREVLQGIMGEVLQGIMREVLQSIMREVLPGIMREVLQGITREVLQSIMREVLQSIMREVLQDITREVLQGIMREVLQGEGIHRHE; encoded by the coding sequence ATGAGGGAGGTGTTGCAGGGCATCATGAGGGAGGTGTTGCAGGGCATCATGAGGGAGGTGTTGCCGGGCATCATAAGGGAGGTGTTGCCGGGCATCATGAGGGAGGTGTTGCAGGGCATCATGAGGGAGGTGTTGCAGGGCATCATGAGGGAGGTGTTGCAGGGCATCATGAGGGAGGTGTTGCAGGGCATCATGAGGGAGGTGTTGCAGGGCATCATGAGGGAGGTGTTGCAGGGCATCATGAGGGAGGTGTTGCAGGGCATCATGAGGGAGGTGTTGCAGGGCATCATGAGGGAGGTGTTGCAGGGCATCATGAAGAAGGTGTTGCAGGGCATCATGAGGGAGGTGTTGCAGGGCATCATGAGGGAGGTGTTGCAGGGCATCATGGGGGAGGTGTTGCAGGGCATCATGAGGGAGGTGTTGCAGAGCATCATGAGGGAGGTGTTGCCGGGCATCATGAGGGAGGTGTTGCAGGGCATCACGAGGGAGGTGTTGCAGAGCATCATGAGGGAGGTGTTGCAGAGCATCATGAGGGAGGTGTTGCAGGACATCACGAGGGAGGTGTTGCAGGGCATCATGAGGGAGGTGTTGCAGGGGGAAGGTATTCACCGGCATGAATGA